A stretch of the Pseudanabaena sp. BC1403 genome encodes the following:
- a CDS encoding ribonuclease III family protein, translating to MTSTIDPRRQRELVRLLERMGLEQSTLERVNSAGFDWLLIDQALVHPSFSNVYNNDQLEFVGDSVLRLSVSLFLKEQYGDRKVGDLAALRSHLVSDKTLAEIASIYELQKYVVVSNAARNDSQALRSLLADALEALMAAIYIATCDLAYIRKWLDPHMLRFSESLLAIPALGNYKVALQELTQGRWKRLPEYRNVDAVNSLFCVEVWFDDRCWGKGQGKSIKAAQQEAAAIALKQMSQL from the coding sequence ATGACATCTACCATTGATCCACGCCGCCAAAGAGAATTAGTCCGCTTGTTAGAGCGGATGGGGCTAGAGCAATCAACCCTAGAACGAGTCAATTCCGCTGGATTTGATTGGCTATTAATCGATCAAGCTTTGGTACATCCCAGTTTCTCAAATGTTTACAACAACGATCAATTAGAGTTTGTGGGCGATAGCGTGCTGCGATTGTCGGTGAGTTTGTTTTTAAAAGAGCAATATGGCGATCGCAAAGTGGGGGACTTAGCCGCTCTGCGATCGCATCTTGTCAGTGACAAAACCCTAGCCGAAATAGCCAGTATTTATGAGCTGCAAAAATATGTCGTGGTTTCTAATGCAGCGCGGAATGATTCTCAGGCTTTGAGATCGCTGCTGGCGGATGCCCTTGAAGCATTAATGGCAGCAATATATATTGCGACTTGTGACTTAGCCTATATTCGCAAATGGCTCGATCCACATATGCTTCGTTTTTCCGAATCGTTATTGGCGATTCCTGCCTTAGGAAACTACAAAGTTGCCCTACAAGAATTAACTCAAGGACGCTGGAAACGGTTACCTGAATATCGCAATGTTGATGCAGTTAACAGTCTTTTTTGCGTAGAAGTATGGTTTGACGATCGCTGCTGGGGCAAAGGTCAAGGCAAAAGCATTAAAGCTGCTCAACAAGAGGCAGCAGCCATCGCCCTAAAACAGATGTCTCAGTTATAG